Sequence from the Deltaproteobacteria bacterium genome:
CTTTTCCTGGGGGCGCATAATGCCTAATTTTTTCATACGCGAGTAAAGGGTGTTGGGGTGAATATGTAATAAAACCGCAGCACCCTGCTGTCCTCTGACTTTCCCACCCGTCTTATCCAGTATCCGGAGTATATGGGTCCGCTCATTTTCTTCCAGACTCATATTTTTCTCTGTGGTCGGTGAAGAAAGGGAATTGAGGCCGGTGTCCGGCAGATGGTAATAGGGCCCTTTGCTGATAATGACGCCTCTCTCGATGATGTTTTCCAGTTCACGCACATTGCCGGGCCAATCATATTCCATGAGTTTTCGCATTTCCGATTCCGGTATTTTTTCGATCTTTTTGTTCAGTTTTTTAGCACAGGTAAACAGGAAATGATAGGCCAGTAAAGGGATGTCCTCCCGGCGCTCCCTGAGGGGCGGCACCCGAATGGGAAAGACATTCAACCGGTAAAAGAGGTCTTTCCTGAACCGGCCGCTGCTGACTTCCTTTTGGAGGTCCTGGTTGGTGGCCGCCATAAGCCTGAAATCCGAAGTGATGGTTTCCTGGCCGCCGACCCGTTCGAATTCTTTGCTTTGGAGCACCCGGAGCAACCGGACCTGGACGTCCAGGGGGATTTCTCCGATTTCGTCCAGAAATATGGTCCCGCTATGGGCCAGTTCGAACCGTCCGATGCGCCTTTGGATCGCCCCGGTGAAGGCCCCTTTTTCATGCCCGAAAAGTTCGCTGGAGATGAGGTGTTCCGAAAAGGCGCTGCAGTTAACCCGGACAAAAGGCCCGTTCCGGCGTGCACTATTGTGGTGGATGGCCCTGGCGACCAGCTCCTTCCCCACCCCGGTTTCCCCTAAAATAAGGACTGTCGCGTCCGTACCGGCTACGGAGTCCAGTTGGGCAAATACCTGACGGATAGATTGGCTCTTACCGACTATATCCTCGAAGTTCAGGCTTTCTAAATATTGTTCCTCGAAATATTGTTTCTCTTCTTTCTGCTTTTGGTAGCGCTGATGAAGGATTTCATAGGCCTGGGCATTTTCCATGGCGATGGCGGCCTGAGCGGCAAAATAGCCGAGAACCTCCAGATCGCTTGCTTTAAAGGCGCTCCGGAAAAGACGGTTGTCATGATAAAGCACCCCGATCACCTGATTCCTGAGGGTCATAGGCACACAGACGCAGGACCGGATGGCCTTTGAGGACAAGCCATTATCCTGATCGGATTCGAGGTCCAGGACCCGGCTTTGGCCGGAACGGAAGGTCTGCTCGATGATGTTCATGGAAACTGAAAAATCAGGAGAGGTCAGATTTTCCTGGGTTAGATTCTTAGTGGCTCGCAGCGTCAGACCCTGGCCGGATTCATCAATCAGGAACATGGCCCCCCGTTCGGCACCGGTGACACTGTTGGCTGTAGAGATAATACGAACGGCTACCTCCCGTTTATCCCGGATGGTAACCATCTCCTGACCTAGTTTTAGAATTTCATTAAGAAGGTTTTTCCCGTCCCGGACGTCTTCCACCAGGGAGCGCAAATCATCGGGGATCAAGGATTCATTGAGAGAAAAAAGCAACCGGGCCGATGGACCGGCTATGATCCGGGCCTTATCCTCCTGCCGGTTATGCAGATATTCCCGGGCCAGTTCAAGCCGTACCCTGGCCAGATTGATCTGATGACCGGAAACTTCAAGCCATTTAACGGATTGGGTCAGGTCCCGGAGGAGTTCCCGTGAAGGTCGACCTTTTTGTTTCCGGAACAAGGCCCGGTAGCGGTAGCCCATCCCCCGCATGTAAATATTCCTGCTCCGCAGGGCTCCGGCGATCTCCTTTTCAACCGACAGGCCATCGATTCGGGGCAGCAGCCCCAGCTCCATGGACCAGCAGAGGTCCATGATGACCGGCAAGAATCTGAAATAGATCTGGGCCTGATGGCTCAGTTCCAGGAAATCCATCAAAAAGGCAGAGGCCTTTTGGGGATCATTCAGTTTGTGGGACGTCAGGGCCAAGCCGAGCAAGGCCGACAGCCTCCCGTAATTGTTTTGTCCGGCCGTGGTCTCTGTCAGGGCTGTTTCAAAGTATTTAAAGGCCCGGGCAAAGTATCCGATTTCAAAAAACATGAAGGCGATCGCTGCCGAGGCATGACCGGCAATGCCGATATTGCCGGATTTAAGGCAGTGGCTGCGGATGGTATCCAGCATACCCATCCCCTGAGAGATCTGCCCGCAGTGGCCGTAACAGCTCCCGATAGTCAAACGGGCCAGGAGGGGAAACTCCCCCTTGGGAACCTTTTCGATCTCCGG
This genomic interval carries:
- a CDS encoding sigma 54-interacting transcriptional regulator — encoded protein: MGQKEVTPGKAISGDQRIFALAALFKGDFSIDWLQEISEEKPSHLLQALDQGLRAKWLTQVGPGLFHFTDSQKQQDLLTTIPSKEREKLYRRAIRILIRELPEDDQRDRLMGQLFLHLSNDLEGCRRLIDEGNYFRRIFRHQEALKYYEKAVEDLKSLKGQAADRLLIETALQYSKISTATLDADRVNSTILGAIKRADAPNLHSCQALLKMHLAKHEWLRSDFQTALKYFDEGWIMSQQIDDPGLHRSAVIFSMFFHYWQGRFRDAVESYEKYIPEIEKVPKGEFPLLARLTIGSCYGHCGQISQGMGMLDTIRSHCLKSGNIGIAGHASAAIAFMFFEIGYFARAFKYFETALTETTAGQNNYGRLSALLGLALTSHKLNDPQKASAFLMDFLELSHQAQIYFRFLPVIMDLCWSMELGLLPRIDGLSVEKEIAGALRSRNIYMRGMGYRYRALFRKQKGRPSRELLRDLTQSVKWLEVSGHQINLARVRLELAREYLHNRQEDKARIIAGPSARLLFSLNESLIPDDLRSLVEDVRDGKNLLNEILKLGQEMVTIRDKREVAVRIISTANSVTGAERGAMFLIDESGQGLTLRATKNLTQENLTSPDFSVSMNIIEQTFRSGQSRVLDLESDQDNGLSSKAIRSCVCVPMTLRNQVIGVLYHDNRLFRSAFKASDLEVLGYFAAQAAIAMENAQAYEILHQRYQKQKEEKQYFEEQYLESLNFEDIVGKSQSIRQVFAQLDSVAGTDATVLILGETGVGKELVARAIHHNSARRNGPFVRVNCSAFSEHLISSELFGHEKGAFTGAIQRRIGRFELAHSGTIFLDEIGEIPLDVQVRLLRVLQSKEFERVGGQETITSDFRLMAATNQDLQKEVSSGRFRKDLFYRLNVFPIRVPPLRERREDIPLLAYHFLFTCAKKLNKKIEKIPESEMRKLMEYDWPGNVRELENIIERGVIISKGPYYHLPDTGLNSLSSPTTEKNMSLEENERTHILRILDKTGGKVRGQQGAAVLLHIHPNTLYSRMKKLGIMRPQEKTIIGSPKTF